The Gammaproteobacteria bacterium sequence CTCGCGGGGCTGGCCGTCGCAGCCTCCGTGGCGGCGGCCGCGGTGTTGTTGCTGCCGCGTAATCAGCCCGCCGTCGTCAATTCCACACCCGCGCTGGCGTCGGCACCGGCAATGGAAGGCAATGCCGGCCCCATCATCCTCGGCGCGCAGACGGTGGGCTGGCCGGGTGAAAATGCGGCGCCGCATGCCGCCACCGTGGTCAAGCCCATCCCGCGCTCCCGGCTGAATGGTTATCTGGTCAACTACAGCGAGCAGCGTGCGCTTATCGGCAGCCCCGGTGTGCCTTATGTGCGGGTGGTCGGTTACGAGCCTGATCAACCCTGACTCCATGTCACCAAATCGCA is a genomic window containing:
- a CDS encoding sigma-E factor negative regulatory protein, with protein sequence MAHDDHKEQLSLLADGALTPLEAVRMVGVIAGNDELRRTWMRYHLVGEVMRTPGRIAWTPGLAARIRDALEREPALLAPRPQRAMMAQWFRPLAGLAVAASVAAAAVLLLPRNQPAVVNSTPALASAPAMEGNAGPIILGAQTVGWPGENAAPHAATVVKPIPRSRLNGYLVNYSEQRALIGSPGVPYVRVVGYEPDQP